The Salvia miltiorrhiza cultivar Shanhuang (shh) chromosome 1, IMPLAD_Smil_shh, whole genome shotgun sequence genome has a window encoding:
- the LOC131026399 gene encoding uncharacterized protein LOC131026399, producing MWCTHEGFLDQVRASWALPLDCLCPMVRVMKKMKRLWPILKTWNRDTFGNYNVALAELQQDLSSLQESIDEKGYTDDLFDQEVNLQARIGSVLLRKSEHLRNSAPGPDGFNGAFFQHSWEVVGKNVVAAVCRFFTHGYLPHGLNSNLLCLLSKKTDAVLVSDFRPIVLGNFFFKVITKILASRLNMVAAVIISANQLGFISRRSIQECILLASEGVNCMERSIQGRNMALKVDIRKAFDTLSWDFMETIRVIFQSARISILFNGEQHGFFGYSRGVHQGDPLTPVLFGLAEEVLSRLLLDAADRGFIARMRISHSLLFHSHLLYADDVLLFCKATKRSCRMIDSILQIYASVSGQFCNKAKSTIFFGRGVLVQLKRRLQRDLGFSIRSLPFVYLDNWLGYRLVDRIGIPANVYQTLMQPISNYFFDGSWHFTLDFLQTFPDLAFDIVSVPIGDGEDHRAWIHSHFGEVSAALALDHVRPSFPLVDWGNWIWAPFIPTRRSIVTWCVILGRLSTASSLRHSGFIGPSWCPLCRNADEDIDHLFWDCDIARHAWHYLFLWFGVDAPLIHDIGSLILWAMKRPASKQVDNLWRVGVMSAVWSI from the exons ATGTGGTGTACTCATGAGGGTTTTCTGGATCAAGTTCGTGCTTCCTGGGCCTTGCCGTTGGACTGTCTCTGCCCGATGGTTAGGGTGATGAAAAAGATGAAGCGCCTTTGGCCGATTCTCAAGACTTGGAATAGGGACACCTTTGGGAATTACAATGTCGCTCTTGCCGAGCTTCAACAGGATCTGAGCTCTCTTCAAGAGAGTATTGATGAGAAGGGCTACACGGACGACCTGTTTGACCAGGAGGTCAATTTGCAAGCTCGCATTGGCTCTGTCCTTCTTCGCAAATCCGAGCACTTGCG GAATAGCGCCCCCGGCCCTGACGGTTTTAACGGAGCTTTCTTCCAACATTCTTGGGAGGTAGTGGGAAAGAATGTTGTTGCCGCTGTCTGTCGGTTCTTCACGCATGGCTATCTCCCTCATGGCCTCAACTCCAATCTACTTTGCCTTCTTTCCAAGAAGACTGATGCTGTGCTGGTCTCTGATTTCCGTCCTATTGTGCTGGGAAATTTCTTCTTTAAAGTCATTACCAAGATTTTGGCCTCTCGCCTGAATATGGTGGCGGCTGTCATTATCTCAGCAAATCAGTTGGGGTTTATCTCTAGGCGCTCTATTCAGGAGTGTATTCTGCTTGCTTCTGAAGGGGTTAATTGCATGGAGCGATCGATCCAGGGAAGGAACATGGCCCTGAAAGTGGACATCAggaaagcttttgatactctgAGCTGGGATTTCATGGAGACT ATCAGAGTTATCTTCCAATCGGCTCGAATTTCTATCCTCTTCAATGGGGAACAACATGGTTTCTTCGGCTACTCTCGCGGGGTTCACCAGGGTGATCCTCTAACGCCGGTTTTGTTTGGTTTGGCTGAAGAAGTCTTGAGTCGCCTTCTCCTGGATGCTGCTGACAGGGGTTTTATTGCTCGAATGAGGATATCTCATTCCCTACTCTTCCATTCTCATCTTCTGTATGCTGATGATGTCCTTTTGTTTTGTAAAGCTACGAAGCGCAGTTGCAGGATGATTGATTCTATTCTCCAGATCTACGCTTCTGTTTCAGGACAATTCTGCAATAAAGCCAAATCCACAATTTTCTTTGGTAGAGGGGTGCTTGTTCAGTTGAAGCGTCGGCTGCAGCGGGATTTGGGGTTCTCCATCAGATCTCTGCCTTTCGTTTATCTAG ATAACTGGTTAGGGTATCGGCTGGTGGACAGAATCGGGATTCCTGCTAATGTTTATCAGACTCTCATGCAGCCTATCTCGAATTATTTCTTTGATGGTTCTTGGCATTTTACTCTGGACTTCTTGCAGACTTTCCCGGACCTCGCTTTTGATATCGTGTCGGTTCCTATTGGTGATGGGGAGGATCATCGGGCTTGGATTCATTCTCACTTTGGAGAAGTTTCTGCCGCACTCGCTTTGGATCATGTCCGCCCCAGCTTTCCTTTGGTTGATTGGGGCAATTGGATCTGGGCTCCGTTCATCCCGACGCGCCGTTCCATTGTGACTTGGTGCGTGATTCTGGGGCGTCTCTCTACAGCCAGCTCGCTGCGTCATTCTGGCTTCATTGGTCCAAGCTGGTGCCCCCTTTGCCGGAATGCGGATGAGGATATTGATCACCTCTTCTGGGATTGTGATATC